The window CTCCATGCGCGCCAGCCAGTGATCGGCGGGCGCGGTGCGAAAGAGCTCTGCCAGGGCTCCGGTGACGGCATCGCGGTGTTCCACGCGGCCGGGGTTGGTGGCGAAGCGCGGATCGGCGCCCAGCGCGCCGGCGCCGATGGCGGCGCACAGGCGGCGCCACTGCGCATCGTTGCCGACCGCCACCACGAAGGCGCGGTCCGCCGCATCGAAGGCCTGGTAGGGGACGATGGTGGCGTGCGCGTTCCCGTAGCGCCGCGGCTCGCGCCCGGTGACGAGCGCGGCCTGCGTCACGTTCACCAGCCCCGCCAGCGCCGAATCCCAGAGCGACACCTCCACCCGCTGCCCGCGCCCGCTGCGGTCGCGCTCGCGCAGGGCGGCGAGCACGGCGACGGCCGCGTTCTGCCCCGTCAGCACGTCCACCACCGCCACGCCCACCTTGGCGGGCGAGCCCTCCGGCTCGCCGGTGACGGCCATCCACCCGGCGCGCGCCTGCACTGCGAAGTCGTAGCCGGGGCGCCCCGCCTCCGGCCCGTCGCTCCCGTATCCGGTGATGGAGCAGAAGACGAGGCGGGGGTTTTCACGCGCGAGCTCGTCGTAGCCGAGGCCCCACCCCTCCAGCATCCCCGGCGCGAAGTTCTCCACCACCACGTCCGCGCCGCGGGCCAGGCGGCGGACGAGCGCCTGCCCCGCCTCGCTCTTCAGATCCGCCGCCACCGAGCGCTTGTTGCGGTTGACGCAGAGGAAGTACGCGGACTCGTCGCCGGCCCAGGGCGGCCCCCACTGGCGCGTGTCGTCGCCGGAGCCGGGGCGCTCCACTTTGATGACGTCCGCGCCCAGGTCGCCCAGCACCATGGTGCAGAGCGGGCCGGCAAGGACGCGGCTCAGGTCCAGCACGCGGAGCCCTGCCAGCGGCGGGGCGTCGTCGGGAGGGCGCGGATCGGGCATCGTCGGGTGCGGGGGGTGGATGGAAGGTGCGGAGCATACCGGCTGGAGCCGTGGCGCGTCAACGCCTCGCGGTAGGCAAACTCTTTGCGAGGGGCTATCTTTCGCGGCTTTTTACACTTTCTGACACCCACCGGATTGCTAGATATGGCTTCGTTCAACGACCTCGGGCTTCGCGAGCCGCTCCTCGCGGCGCTGGAGGAAGGCGGCTTCGAGCGCCCCACCGCCCTCCAGCAGGCCGCCATCCCCGTGCTGCGGCGCGAGGGGAACCTGGTGGCGCGCGCCGGGAGCGGCGCCGGCAAGACGCTGGCCTACGGGCTGGGCGTGCTGGACCGCATCGAAGCGCGCGAGGAGGCGGACGACGAGGCCGGGGACGAGGCCGAAGAGACCACCGGCACGCGCGTCCTGGTGCTGGCCGCCACGCCGGAGCACGCGGAGCGCGCCACCCTGGAGCTGGTGCCGCTGGCGCAGGCGGTGGGTCTCACGGTGACCGCGTCGGGCCGCGGGTGGGGCACCGCCGCGGGCGAGGCGGACATCCTGGTCGCCACGCCGGCCGAAGTGCTGGAGGCGGTGCGCACCTCCGGCGTCAAGCTGGAGTCGCTGGAGGCGATCGTGGTGGACGGCGCGTCGGAGATCGAGGCGATGGGCGGGTGGGAAGCGGCGGAGACGCTCTTCGACCACGCCCCGCGCGCCGCCCAGCGCGTCCTTTTCAGCGCCGACATGACGCCGGGCGTGGAGGACATGATCGACCGGCGCATCAAGCGCGCCCTCCGCTACCCGCCCACCCCCGCCGATCCCGCCTCGGTGGAGCCGCAGAGCGCGACAGGCGTCTTCGGCTACGTGATCGTCTCCGAGCGCGAGAAGCTGGAGACGGTGGCCCGC is drawn from Longimicrobium sp. and contains these coding sequences:
- a CDS encoding CoA transferase, which codes for MPDPRPPDDAPPLAGLRVLDLSRVLAGPLCTMVLGDLGADVIKVERPGSGDDTRQWGPPWAGDESAYFLCVNRNKRSVAADLKSEAGQALVRRLARGADVVVENFAPGMLEGWGLGYDELARENPRLVFCSITGYGSDGPEAGRPGYDFAVQARAGWMAVTGEPEGSPAKVGVAVVDVLTGQNAAVAVLAALRERDRSGRGQRVEVSLWDSALAGLVNVTQAALVTGREPRRYGNAHATIVPYQAFDAADRAFVVAVGNDAQWRRLCAAIGAGALGADPRFATNPGRVEHRDAVTGALAELFRTAPADHWLARMEEAGVPCAPVQTVGEALRDPALTERDGVWWMEGDSFGRVATIASPLRFDRTPAALRHPAPALGEHTAQIEALGWGDDT